A region of Roseobacter litoralis Och 149 DNA encodes the following proteins:
- the gloB gene encoding hydroxyacylglutathione hydrolase, with the protein MPLEILTIPCLSDNYAYLVHDDATGQTALIDVPEADAILKALADRQWHLSEVWITHHHADHVQGLADVLTAHPAKVRGAADDSHRLPALDFALGDGESFDFAGHEVEVMDVSGHTIGHIAYYCADAKAVFTADSLMALGCGRLFEGTADQMWKSLSKLAVLPPDTQIYSGHEYTAANARFALTIDPHNSDLISRSQGIAASRTAGKPTVPSSLATEAATNPFLRAADPTIRAHLNMQHASDSEVFAEIRARKDAF; encoded by the coding sequence ATGCCCCTTGAGATCCTGACCATTCCCTGCCTGAGCGATAACTACGCTTATCTTGTGCATGATGATGCGACAGGACAAACGGCGTTGATTGATGTTCCTGAGGCGGATGCGATCCTCAAGGCGCTGGCGGACAGGCAATGGCACTTGTCCGAGGTCTGGATCACGCACCATCATGCAGACCATGTTCAGGGCCTTGCCGACGTTCTAACTGCGCATCCCGCCAAAGTTCGGGGCGCGGCCGACGATTCGCACCGGTTGCCAGCATTGGACTTTGCGTTGGGCGACGGCGAAAGTTTTGATTTCGCGGGCCACGAGGTAGAGGTGATGGATGTATCCGGCCACACCATCGGACACATTGCGTACTATTGTGCGGACGCCAAGGCTGTGTTCACCGCTGACAGCCTGATGGCGTTGGGCTGTGGACGCCTGTTTGAGGGTACAGCAGATCAGATGTGGAAAAGCCTGAGCAAACTCGCCGTATTGCCGCCCGATACGCAGATATATTCGGGTCATGAATACACCGCCGCCAACGCTAGGTTTGCGTTAACCATTGACCCGCATAATTCTGACCTTATATCGCGATCACAGGGCATAGCGGCGTCGCGCACGGCGGGAAAGCCCACAGTTCCATCAAGCTTGGCGACAGAAGCCGCGACAAACCCCTTTCTGCGCGCCGCCGACCCGACCATCCGCGCGCACTTGAATATGCAGCACGCGAGCGACAGCGAAGTTTTTGCTGAAATTCGAGCCCGCAAAGACGCATTCTAA
- a CDS encoding F0F1 ATP synthase subunit delta, with protein MSEPASISTSIAARYATAVYDIAKDSKSVKSLEDDINVLQSALSESADFGALLSSPIYTREEQEAAITALASKMGLSTTMASTLSLMAQKRRLFVVPQLLSTLRAIIAEDKGEVTADVVSAKALTKTQADKLAKTLKASTGKTVTLNASVDESLIGGLVVKVGSRMIDTSIRSKLNSLQNAMKEVG; from the coding sequence GTGTCAGAACCAGCTTCGATTTCCACTAGCATTGCTGCGCGTTATGCAACGGCTGTCTATGATATTGCAAAAGACTCAAAATCAGTAAAATCGCTGGAAGATGATATAAACGTCTTGCAAAGCGCACTTTCAGAAAGCGCTGATTTCGGTGCTTTGTTGAGTTCTCCAATCTACACCAGAGAAGAGCAGGAAGCCGCTATTACGGCGCTTGCATCAAAAATGGGGCTGAGCACGACAATGGCGAGCACATTGTCCCTGATGGCTCAGAAGCGGAGACTGTTCGTTGTCCCTCAACTGCTGTCCACGCTGCGTGCGATCATCGCAGAGGATAAAGGCGAAGTAACCGCCGATGTGGTCTCGGCCAAAGCGCTGACGAAAACACAGGCCGATAAGCTGGCCAAAACGCTCAAAGCCTCCACAGGCAAAACTGTCACATTGAATGCGTCCGTTGATGAAAGCCTCATCGGCGGTCTCGTCGTTAAAGTCGGTTCGCGCATGATTGATACGTCAATCCGCTCGAAACTGAATTCCCTCCAGAATGCAATGAAAGAGGTCGGATAA
- a CDS encoding F0F1 ATP synthase subunit gamma, with translation MPNLKDLKNRIASVKSTRKITKAMQMVAAAKLRRAQEAAEQSRPYTERFNAVMAGLASSVGGSDSAPKLLSGTGSDKVQLLIVMTSERGLCGGFNTNIAKLARAHAQKLQGEGNEVKILTVGKKGRDQLKRELGSLFIGHVDLTEIKRVSYVDAQGIAKDVLNRFDVGEFDVATIFYAKFVNVVSQIPTAQQIIPAKFEEQEGDEASTLFDYEPDEEAILADLLPRGVATQIFSALLENGASEQGARMSAMDNATRNAGEMIDNLTIEYNRSRQAVITNELIEIISGAEAL, from the coding sequence ATGCCTAATCTCAAGGATCTCAAAAACAGGATCGCGTCGGTCAAATCGACCCGCAAGATCACCAAAGCCATGCAAATGGTGGCCGCGGCGAAACTGCGCCGCGCGCAGGAAGCGGCCGAGCAATCGCGTCCCTACACTGAGCGCTTCAACGCGGTCATGGCAGGGTTGGCGTCTTCGGTTGGCGGGTCTGATTCCGCTCCGAAGTTGCTGTCCGGTACGGGCAGCGACAAGGTGCAGTTGTTGATCGTCATGACCTCCGAGCGCGGACTGTGTGGTGGTTTCAACACCAACATCGCCAAGCTGGCCCGTGCGCATGCCCAAAAGCTGCAGGGTGAAGGTAATGAAGTCAAAATCCTTACGGTCGGCAAAAAAGGGCGTGATCAACTTAAACGCGAACTCGGCTCACTTTTCATTGGGCACGTTGATCTCACCGAGATCAAGCGTGTCAGCTATGTTGACGCACAAGGCATCGCAAAAGATGTGTTGAACCGCTTTGATGTGGGCGAATTTGACGTGGCGACGATCTTCTATGCGAAGTTCGTGAATGTTGTCAGCCAGATCCCGACAGCGCAGCAAATCATCCCGGCCAAATTCGAAGAGCAAGAGGGCGATGAGGCCTCGACACTGTTCGATTACGAGCCGGATGAAGAGGCCATTCTGGCTGATCTGCTGCCACGCGGTGTCGCGACGCAGATATTCTCGGCACTGCTCGAAAATGGCGCATCCGAGCAAGGCGCAAGGATGTCTGCAATGGACAACGCGACGCGCAACGCGGGCGAGATGATCGACAACCTGACCATCGAGTACAACCGTTCACGTCAGGCCGTCATCACAAACGAGTTGATCGAAATCATTTCCGGCGCGGAAGCGCTGTAG
- the atpD gene encoding F0F1 ATP synthase subunit beta, giving the protein MANAVGKITQVIGAVVDVQFGDHLPEILNALETDNNGNRLVLEVAQHLGENTVRAIAMDATEGLVRGQTVTDTDGPISIPVGNATLGRIMNVVGEPIDEKGPVESDEKRSIHQEAPAFAEQSTSSEVLETGIKVIDLLAPYAKGGKIGLFGGAGVGKTVLIMELINNIAKVHSGFSVFAGVGERTREGNDLYHEMIESAVIVPDNLTESKVALVYGQMNEPPGARMRVALTGLTLAEQFRDQSGTDVLFFVDNIFRFTQAGSEVSALLGRIPSAVGYQPTLATDMGQMQERITSTKAGSITSVQAVYVPADDLTDPAPATSFAHLDATTVLSRAISELGIYPAVDPLDSTSRLMDPQVLGEEHYNVARDVQGILQRYKSLQDIIAILGMDELSEEDKLTVARARKIQRFLSQPFDVAKVFTGSDGKQVPLTETIESFKAVVAGEYDHLPEGAFYMVGGIEEVKAKAEQMAADAA; this is encoded by the coding sequence ATGGCAAATGCAGTCGGCAAAATCACACAAGTCATCGGCGCGGTCGTTGACGTTCAGTTCGGGGATCACCTGCCGGAGATTCTGAACGCTCTGGAAACAGACAACAATGGCAACCGTCTGGTGCTCGAAGTGGCACAGCACCTTGGTGAAAACACCGTACGTGCGATCGCGATGGACGCGACAGAAGGGTTGGTCCGCGGTCAGACTGTGACCGACACCGATGGCCCGATTTCGATCCCGGTAGGGAACGCAACTTTGGGTCGCATCATGAACGTCGTGGGCGAGCCCATTGACGAAAAGGGCCCGGTTGAATCGGACGAGAAACGTTCAATCCACCAGGAAGCACCGGCTTTCGCCGAACAATCCACATCCTCCGAAGTGCTGGAAACCGGCATCAAGGTGATTGACCTTCTGGCCCCTTACGCAAAGGGCGGTAAGATTGGTCTGTTCGGGGGTGCCGGCGTTGGTAAAACCGTTCTCATCATGGAACTCATCAACAACATCGCCAAAGTGCACTCGGGCTTTTCCGTATTCGCCGGCGTGGGGGAGCGGACCCGTGAAGGCAACGACCTTTACCACGAGATGATCGAATCCGCCGTTATTGTTCCTGACAACCTGACCGAGTCCAAAGTGGCGCTGGTCTACGGCCAGATGAACGAACCTCCCGGCGCGCGTATGCGTGTGGCTCTGACGGGTCTGACACTGGCCGAACAGTTCCGCGACCAGTCCGGTACCGACGTTCTGTTCTTTGTGGATAACATCTTCCGCTTTACGCAAGCGGGTTCCGAGGTTTCCGCTCTCTTGGGTCGTATCCCCTCCGCTGTGGGCTATCAGCCGACACTGGCTACCGACATGGGCCAGATGCAGGAACGCATCACATCCACCAAAGCGGGATCGATTACCTCCGTGCAAGCGGTTTACGTGCCTGCGGATGACTTGACCGACCCCGCGCCTGCAACGTCCTTTGCGCACCTTGATGCGACAACGGTTCTGTCGCGTGCGATCTCCGAACTCGGCATCTATCCGGCGGTTGACCCGCTCGATTCCACATCACGTTTGATGGACCCGCAGGTTTTGGGGGAAGAGCATTACAATGTGGCGCGTGACGTGCAGGGTATTCTGCAACGCTACAAATCGCTTCAGGACATTATCGCGATCCTCGGCATGGACGAATTGAGCGAAGAAGACAAACTGACCGTGGCCCGTGCCCGGAAAATCCAGCGCTTCTTGTCCCAGCCGTTCGACGTTGCGAAGGTCTTCACCGGCTCTGACGGTAAGCAGGTTCCTTTGACCGAGACAATCGAGAGCTTCAAAGCGGTTGTGGCTGGCGAGTATGACCACCTGCCCGAAGGTGCGTTCTACATGGTCGGTGGCATCGAAGAAGTGAAAGCGAAAGCTGAACAAATGGCGGCAGACGCCGCTTAA
- the atpA gene encoding F0F1 ATP synthase subunit alpha produces MGIQAAEISAILKDQIKNFGQEAEVAEVGRVLSVGDGIARVYGLDNVQAGEMVEFPGGIQGMALNLESDNVGVVIFGSDRDIKEGDTVKRTNSIVSVPTGDELLGRVVDGLGNPIDGKGPINAKTSSVADVKAPGIIPRKSVHEPMATGLKAVDSMIPIGRGQRELIIGDRQTGKTAVALDAILNQKSYNDAAGDDESKKLYCVYVAIGQKRSTVAQLVKKLEETGAINYSIVVAATASEPAPMQFLAPYSATSMAEHFRDNGRHALIVYDDLSKQAVSYRQMSLLLRRPPGREAYPGDVFYLHSRLLERSAKLGDAAGNGSLTALPIIETQGGDVSAFIPTNVISITDGQIFLETELFYQGIRPAVNTGLSVSRVGSSAQTSAMSSVAGPVKLSLAQYREMAAFAQFGSDLDASTQQLLARGARLTELMKQSQYSPLTNAEIVCVIFAGTNGFLDKVDVKDVGRFETGLLNFMRAKKSDVLDWITNDDPKIKGDAADKLKAAISEFASDFA; encoded by the coding sequence ATGGGTATCCAAGCAGCAGAAATTTCTGCGATCCTGAAGGACCAGATCAAGAATTTCGGTCAAGAAGCTGAAGTGGCCGAGGTTGGTCGTGTGCTCTCCGTCGGTGACGGGATCGCGCGGGTCTACGGGCTGGACAATGTTCAGGCTGGTGAAATGGTCGAATTCCCCGGTGGTATTCAGGGCATGGCGCTGAACCTTGAGTCCGACAACGTCGGTGTGGTTATTTTCGGCTCCGACCGGGACATCAAAGAAGGCGACACCGTCAAGCGCACAAACTCGATCGTGTCCGTGCCGACCGGTGACGAGCTTTTGGGCCGTGTGGTCGATGGCCTCGGCAATCCGATTGACGGCAAAGGTCCGATCAACGCCAAGACATCCTCTGTTGCGGACGTCAAAGCGCCGGGCATCATCCCGCGTAAATCGGTGCATGAGCCGATGGCGACTGGTCTCAAGGCCGTCGATTCGATGATCCCGATTGGCCGTGGTCAGCGTGAGTTGATCATTGGTGACCGTCAGACCGGCAAAACCGCCGTTGCTCTGGACGCGATCCTGAACCAGAAGTCCTATAATGACGCTGCGGGCGACGACGAGAGCAAGAAACTCTACTGCGTATACGTTGCGATTGGTCAGAAGCGCTCGACTGTTGCGCAGTTGGTCAAGAAACTCGAAGAAACCGGCGCCATCAACTATTCCATCGTTGTGGCCGCGACAGCTTCCGAGCCTGCACCGATGCAGTTCCTCGCGCCTTATTCCGCAACATCGATGGCTGAGCATTTCCGCGATAATGGCCGCCATGCGCTGATCGTGTATGATGACCTCAGCAAACAGGCGGTTTCCTATCGTCAGATGTCCCTGTTGCTGCGCCGTCCACCGGGCCGTGAAGCTTATCCCGGTGATGTTTTCTATCTTCACTCCCGTTTGCTTGAACGGTCCGCTAAACTTGGTGATGCGGCGGGCAACGGCTCGCTGACAGCGCTGCCGATAATCGAAACCCAAGGTGGTGACGTTTCGGCCTTTATTCCGACAAACGTGATTTCGATCACCGACGGTCAGATCTTCCTCGAAACGGAACTGTTTTATCAGGGTATCCGCCCAGCGGTGAACACCGGTCTTTCGGTATCGCGTGTTGGATCCTCGGCGCAAACATCGGCGATGTCTTCTGTTGCTGGACCCGTCAAGTTGTCCTTGGCTCAGTACCGTGAAATGGCGGCCTTCGCGCAGTTCGGGTCCGACCTCGACGCGTCTACTCAGCAGCTGCTTGCCCGTGGCGCGCGCCTGACCGAGTTGATGAAGCAGTCGCAGTATTCGCCTTTGACAAACGCCGAGATCGTATGCGTCATTTTCGCGGGAACCAATGGCTTCCTCGACAAAGTCGACGTCAAAGACGTGGGCCGTTTTGAAACCGGGTTGCTGAACTTCATGCGCGCCAAGAAGAGCGATGTGCTTGACTGGATTACCAACGATGATCCCAAGATCAAGGGTGATGCGGCAGACAAGCTTAAAGCTGCGATAAGTGAATTCGCCTCTGACTTCGCGTAA
- a CDS encoding LysE family translocator, whose amino-acid sequence MDPILFLAFLTTTLVFLAVPGPSVAFATAQALRHGPRAAYVAVAGDALGTMVHVTVAVVGLTALVALSELILPFLQILGGIFILWMARTAFKNIGKPADYAPTPSDKATFWAGFFACVTNPKAIVFFVALFPAFISPEHNVFLQGAVYGGIFIVLDALSILTYALLTTAAVKRTTSRWLSGDFLSGLGLTGVGVAMVIKGYRSIPSS is encoded by the coding sequence ATGGACCCGATACTTTTCTTGGCTTTTCTGACGACGACTCTTGTCTTTTTGGCAGTGCCCGGACCTTCAGTGGCATTTGCCACCGCGCAGGCCCTCCGACATGGACCAAGGGCCGCCTATGTGGCGGTTGCAGGCGACGCACTTGGCACGATGGTTCATGTCACTGTGGCGGTTGTGGGCCTTACCGCGCTGGTTGCATTGTCCGAACTGATCCTGCCGTTCCTTCAAATTCTTGGCGGAATTTTCATCCTTTGGATGGCACGGACTGCGTTTAAGAATATTGGGAAACCAGCGGATTATGCGCCGACCCCGTCAGACAAAGCTACCTTTTGGGCGGGTTTCTTTGCATGTGTGACCAATCCCAAAGCCATCGTATTCTTCGTTGCACTCTTTCCAGCTTTCATTTCACCGGAACACAACGTCTTTCTTCAAGGTGCAGTTTATGGCGGGATCTTCATCGTTTTGGATGCTTTGTCCATCCTAACCTATGCGCTATTAACGACCGCCGCCGTTAAAAGAACCACATCACGCTGGCTCAGCGGAGATTTTCTTAGCGGCTTGGGTTTAACGGGCGTCGGCGTCGCTATGGTGATCAAAGGCTATCGCTCGATCCCATCGAGTTAG
- a CDS encoding ribose-phosphate pyrophosphokinase: protein MPHVQEPKLISGNANMPLAQGIARRMSMHRGVPVGLVDARVERFNDGEIFVEVFENVRGEDMFILQSTSNPANDNLMELLIMADALRRSSAARVTAVLPYFGYARQDRRTKARTPITAKLVANMLVGTGIERVLTMDLHAAQIQGFFDIPVDNLYASPIFALDIKSEFKGRMDELMIVSPDVGGVARARELAKRINSPLAIVDKRREKPGEIAEMKVIGDVTGKTCIIVDDMCDTAGTLCKAAQVLIEHGANEVHSYITHGIMSGPAVERVTNSVMKSLVITDTIAPTDAVKAAPNIRIVPTAPVFAQAILNIWNGTSVSSLFEAETLGPIYDGMYAAE from the coding sequence ATGCCACATGTCCAAGAACCCAAGCTGATCTCTGGAAATGCAAATATGCCCCTTGCACAAGGTATCGCGCGACGCATGAGCATGCACCGCGGCGTTCCTGTCGGACTGGTGGACGCTCGGGTTGAGCGGTTCAACGACGGTGAAATTTTTGTCGAAGTGTTCGAGAACGTGCGTGGCGAGGATATGTTCATTCTCCAGTCAACGTCCAACCCGGCCAATGACAACCTGATGGAATTGTTGATCATGGCAGATGCCCTGCGACGCTCTTCAGCGGCGCGGGTCACAGCGGTGCTGCCCTATTTTGGCTATGCACGGCAAGACCGCCGCACAAAAGCACGCACACCCATCACCGCCAAACTCGTTGCCAACATGCTGGTCGGGACAGGTATCGAACGGGTCTTGACCATGGATCTGCATGCCGCGCAAATTCAGGGGTTTTTCGATATTCCCGTCGATAACCTTTATGCCTCACCGATTTTCGCCCTTGATATCAAAAGCGAGTTCAAAGGCCGGATGGATGAGCTCATGATCGTATCGCCTGACGTCGGGGGCGTGGCCCGCGCCCGTGAATTGGCCAAACGGATCAATTCCCCCCTCGCGATTGTGGACAAACGGCGTGAAAAGCCGGGCGAGATTGCAGAAATGAAAGTGATCGGCGACGTTACGGGGAAAACCTGCATCATTGTGGATGATATGTGCGATACGGCCGGTACGCTTTGCAAGGCGGCGCAGGTTCTGATCGAGCACGGCGCGAACGAAGTGCATTCCTATATCACGCATGGCATCATGTCCGGCCCAGCCGTCGAACGTGTGACAAACTCGGTGATGAAATCGCTGGTGATCACAGACACCATCGCCCCCACCGATGCGGTCAAGGCCGCCCCCAACATCAGGATTGTACCAACGGCGCCTGTCTTTGCGCAGGCCATTCTGAATATCTGGAATGGGACATCTGTGTCATCTCTGTTCGAAGCTGAAACGCTTGGCCCGATTTATGATGGGATGTATGCGGCTGAATAA
- a CDS encoding F0F1 ATP synthase subunit epsilon → MADTVQFDLVSPERLLASVQVTAVQIPGADGDMTAMPDHAPTITTLRPGLLVTEGPDGTSEYVVTGGFAEITASSISVLAERAIPKTEVTKADHDAMVKEAEEALAKAKEAFSNEPGPVDDAAKLLADMVAVGDHITL, encoded by the coding sequence ATGGCAGATACAGTCCAATTCGACCTCGTCTCGCCTGAACGTTTGCTTGCCTCCGTGCAGGTGACGGCAGTGCAGATTCCGGGTGCCGATGGCGACATGACGGCGATGCCTGACCATGCGCCGACCATCACCACCCTGCGCCCCGGCCTGCTGGTGACCGAAGGCCCTGATGGTACGTCGGAATACGTCGTCACAGGCGGTTTCGCTGAAATCACCGCAAGCAGTATTTCTGTTCTGGCCGAGCGTGCAATCCCTAAGACGGAAGTCACCAAGGCGGATCATGACGCGATGGTGAAAGAAGCCGAAGAAGCGCTTGCCAAGGCCAAAGAGGCCTTCTCGAACGAACCTGGCCCAGTCGATGATGCGGCCAAATTGTTGGCGGATATGGTCGCAGTCGGTGACCACATCACACTCTGA